The region gcactgatcataatgcaagttatacattatgttccagACCTGAGATTGGGAAAATCTTCTCTAAatggaccttaatgaatttttaGTTAATTACCCCTGCTCTAGAAAATagttacactgctccacagctttaCACCCCAATAAATTGTCATTGTAACATCACACTCATGTAAGACTGCAGAGCATCCCCTATTGTTTTATGCTTCCTTCTGTAGATCATACAAGCTGCACAACCTGTGTCCTCCATGAGGCCATATTAAAGTTGCTGAATTTACTAGTTATATAAATTTGCCTacacacttttggacatatattgtatttttagatatattttattaacaaataaTTGCAGCTGCAACTGAAAGCCAATACAGACAGAGGCTAAGTTCAGAATGTTCTGGAAAtggcaaatatttatttttctgcaaaCAAAATAGTGTGGTACACAGTTGTAATGACATGAACAACAGTAAAAACTGCATGTAAAATCAAATACAAATATCTATCAACGCAAAGCTGCCTGCTTTACTATACATTCAGCCACAATATAAGGTTCAGCATATCAGCATACGTCATATTTTGTGTCTATAATCTTGTGGAATGTAAAGGAAAATAGTAAAGACGTTTTAAGTGCTAtacaaaaattaaacattatataGGAAAGAGCACAGAAAGAGGAAAAGGTTTCTTGATACCCATAATAAGTCACTTTGGCTTCTTTGATTGCTTTGTTCCATTACACAGAATAATAGATACCTATATCTTAAAATATGTTTCAGTGCATCTGATCTCAGTCCTCATCCTGACACTGGTCCAGGATCTCTTGCATCTTGTCCTGAATGTCAATGACCCTTTGGGCCCATTTCTCCCTGACCTCATCCTCGTCATCCTCAGTGACGGAGGTGTAAGCCATTAACGCTATGAGGCCGATATGGAAGAGATGAGCCAGGTGAGAGCATCTGGCTTCCATCACCTTCCTGTCCCCTTCGCAGTGCTCCAAGTACACTTTCAGCAGGGGTCTTCCAAAGACAGATCCAGTCCCCATGACTCCACGATAGTACACATCCAAGCTCATGTCGCTCTTGTCCCTTTCATAGATCTTCTCAAAATCCCTCATGAACTTGCTTGCGTTTTCAGGATCCACCTTGACCCTCTGAACCATGGTGTTGAAGGCACCGTACTGATGCTTGATGTATTCCTCATACTTGCCGAAGGTCTCGTTGACCTCGTCTATGTGGATCTGCCGCAGGGTCTGCTTGTTCTTCGCAGAGATGCTCTCCAGTTTATCATGGACCTGGCGGAAGTCATTATCCACCTCTTTAACTTCTTCGTCCCCCAGCCCCTTTCTCACGACCCCGATCAAGGAGGTCACGATCCCGAAGAGGGGGTCTATGGAGGAGGCAAACGAGGAGAGCTTCTCCACATAGCCCAGCACCTTGACCGCAGTCTGTTTGATTTGTTCCTTGTCGGCCATGAATGCAAAGAGTCACCAGCCTTTCATCCAGATAGTCTTTGGTCCCCTGTGGTTCTGAAAGAAGAAAACAATCCATGGTTAATAGGATACTCAACTCTCATGGTATGGTAGCAATGGTCAGCATGAcaaaaatgtgtaattacatcaCATTCAGACCTTTAACATCTGCAGCAACTGTGGCATGTCAAACTCTGATAGTCTGATCCGACTTATCAAACAAAATATCATAACGCATACTTAATATGCGGTAAATATCTTGTCATGATAAATATCGCAATGCATATTGTTACATTCCCACCATCTCTCGCACACCTACTGCAAGAAATATCATTAATCATTATCTATATCAGTCAAGACACACTACAcaatcaggttttttttttattatttcagttcCTCTTAATTTTTACTGACCCAAATTTTTCCATTAGCAGTTAGCGTGATGTCAAAAATCCATCTCCTTAGTGAAAAAGCAATCCACTACaacccccctccccaccccaaTGGGTGTAGTAGGTTGCTGTCCAGTTCTGAAACAGCTGAGAGAAACGTGGCAGTTACctttatatagatatatatgaGACCTGTCTTTTTCAAACACTAAATTGGCCATAATTTCCAAACTCTTTTCTCATACAGAACTAAAGTTGAGGTGGTAACGCCTGCTATCCTTTAAGAATCTTTGGCCCAGTACTTAGCTTAACCTGTTTCACCACTACAAGGTCTCCTGAAAACCTGAAATAATGCTTCAGATCTTGGGAGGAAGCTTGTGCCAGTTCCTGAAGAGGAACGTAAATAAAGGGTAGAGACTTAATCGCATATTCACATAATGGCTGTTAGTTGCAGCTAAGGATCGATTTTCAAGCCAACAGGCATTCTAAGACATATGAAACTCCCACTGTTATCCCCAAGCTAAAACTAGTTAGCAGATTGCCACCCTCTGATAGGGTCAGATATCTGATACTGTtcatattaaagaaaaaacagaacttCCACCagcaaaataaatagataaataaaaggTTAAATacgtttcattcattttttccaTTACACAAGGCGAGGAGTGGAGCTACAGAGCACTACCCATATCAGGCTAAACTGGTTAGCTTCAGAGGAAAAACAACAGCCCAACTGCAGCctgaataaacacattaaacatgaAGACAATCACAAAACCTCTTTGCAGGAGGCATGTTGATTAAAAGCGTGAAGAGAAAATGGGGCCAAGCTAAGAATCTTACCTGGTTTTCGTCTGTAGCTGTTCCCTTCCTaatggtgctgctgctgtttttgtaCAGGCAGCCACCATTTCAGTCTCCTGCTGGAGAGAAAGCGCCTGCCTCTGAGCCATATAAGGGCAGGGTGTGGGAGTGACTCATGTCTGTGCAATGCTGATTGGGTTagggaaggaaaaaaagaaaatgcagctGTTCCGCAATCCCTTGTCACTGCACAGAAAATGGCTGCGACGCGCTTTGCCTTGATTGGTCATAAATCCCCAACTGCAGAAGTATTTACTCACTCAGTTAacacaaatattacatttagACACAACACGATACAGGGCACAAAGAAGAGCAGGAAATGAATGGCTTTGTTGTTTGAGGCTTTGCCAAAAGTTATGCAGCAGTTCTACAACTGTTCTCAGCTGCTGCCTGAAAAGAACAGCTGAGAGGGACACTACAGACAAAGCCTGTTTTCTCTGAATGTatgggatttgtttttttttgtttttttgcagacAGTCCAGTTTTGCTTGATAGTCTAGAGACAAAATATGACCATGCTTGATGATCTAGTTCTGCTTCATTCATTTATAGAGAGAAACACCTAATCATTTCAGATGATGACCCTTAAACACCTTAAAAACCGTGGAGTCACTGAGAATCGCCTGCTGTTTTCAAATACATACATGTTGCAATGTTGCAGCATGACAAAGGAACTTGTGGTTAAATGCTGTCCTCTGACAGAGAGGTCAGAGAAAAGGCAGCAAAACCACAAATAAAAAGATGGTTAAAAAAAAGGGAGGAACAACTTCACAGAAGGAAAGCCAGACTGTAATTGTCTGGCAGTGTCTTATTGTCTACCATAGCATTTATGAAAACGGGGTCCTGGGGGAAGTAACAAGATCTACTTTTGATTTATTAACTTCttttatttgtgtatgtgttattCTTGGtcaaaatatttctgaaatattaacctagaatttaaaaataaatagatttaaaaaaaactggggGATGCAGAACTTCcacctagggctggacaataatttaatatcaatatacatcacaatataaatgttattataacaatgatatatgatttttaaacacattttcactatttcaacatacattatttacagcgtcTATCACTGACTGGCGTTCCTTCCAGGGGGCTTCAGTTTATCGTGCACAATTTTAAAGTTACtttaaaagtattaatattgacaaagccaataggtttatgtttgatggtgatgtcatgtttcttgtttgatcttggcagtttttctgtggcttttacactgttcatatcaatatcggaATTGCATCATATCGCCCCGAATTTAggaaatatatcatgatataaattttgctcatatcgtccagccctacttCCATAATATTTAAGGGAATTTTTCCCAAGATGTTTGGGAAGCCCTGCACTATGACTTTACATTTCAAACCAATATTTAAGAATAATAAACAGGATCCTAGGATGGATATAACACATGCATGGACTCTGTAGCCACCACCATTTCCAGTGTATTACAGCGAGAGGGGAAAGTTGGGTCTTACGTTGCAGTTGTCTCTGAAGGTGTAGACCCAGGATATTTGTCAGGTGATTGGTGTTCCTGTGGAAAAATAAAACGAGATAACATGGAATCACTTGTTAACTActgataaatataatattacacAGAACTGATATGAgatatttactgtgtaaaaCCAAACCTTCAAAAATGGTTAATGGTTAACATTATTGTCAAATGATATTGAAAAATTAAAAGGTGTGCGCTCTTCTGTGGACATCAAAGATAAAGTTTACTGCTCAGTATTTGACTGGTGTAGACCAAAATACTACATTTCTATATAGAAGAATAAGGTGTTAGACTTTTGGTAAATGTTTCATTTACTTTCTTTACAATGAAAGTTAATGAAAAACTCAAAAATGTCTCATGAAAATGTTTAGTTGCTGCTTCTCTCAGTGCAGAATTAACACAGTCCTTAAGAAATTGACCAACGTTCGGACATATATCA is a window of Hoplias malabaricus isolate fHopMal1 chromosome 1, fHopMal1.hap1, whole genome shotgun sequence DNA encoding:
- the LOC136667105 gene encoding protein rapunzel-like isoform X1; its protein translation is MADKEQIKQTAVKVLGYVEKLSSFASSIDPLFGIVTSLIGVVRKGLGDEEVKEVDNDFRQVHDKLESISAKNKQTLRQIHIDEVNETFGKYEEYIKHQYGAFNTMVQRVKVDPENASKFMRDFEKIYERDKSDMSLDVYYRGVMGTGSVFGRPLLKVYLEHCEGDRKVMEARCSHLAHLFHIGLIALMAYTSVTEDDEDEVREKWAQRVIDIQDKMQEILDQCQDED